In a genomic window of Seriola aureovittata isolate HTS-2021-v1 ecotype China chromosome 11, ASM2101889v1, whole genome shotgun sequence:
- the LOC130177720 gene encoding trace amine-associated receptor 13c-like, with the protein METLEGTELCFPQLFNNSCRKTKRPHFEAMLIYILVSSISLLTVTLNLLVIISISHFRKLRNSTNLLLLSLAVSDFFVGLLMFFQIMLIDSCWFLGDLMCVLYQYLAYIITSASVGNMVLISADRYVAICDPMRYSTKVTQKTVQGCVCLCWTGSISLQSLNLKDNLKQPGRYNSCSGECIIGINYISGLADLILTFIVPITVIVVLYIRVFVVAVSQARAMRSQIAAVSLVTAKKSEIKAARALGVVVVVFLICFCPYYCVALTSPDNLMNTSSATFVISLIYVNSCLNPIIYAFFYPWFRKSVKLIVILKILQPDSCDANIL; encoded by the exons ATGGAAACCTTGGAGGGAACTGAACTCTGCTTTCCACAACTCTTCAACAACTCCTGCAGGAAGACAAAACGTCCTCACTTTGAGGCCATGCTGATTTATATTCTGGTGTCCTCCATTTCTCTGCTCACTGTGACTCTCAACCTGCTGGTCATCATCTCTATCTCCCACTTCAG GAAACTCCGAAACTCCACcaacctcctccttctctctctggctgtctcaGATTTCTTCGTGGGCCTCCTCATGTTCTTTCAAATTATGCTCATTGACAGTTGCTGGTTCCTCGGTGACCTCATGTGTGTTCTGTATCAGTATCTAGCATATATTATTACGTCTGCCTCAGTAGGAAACATGGTGCTTATATCTGCCGACCGATATGTTGCCATTTGTGATCCTATGCGTTACTCTACCAaagtcactcagaaaacagttcaaggctgtgtttgtctgtgttggacAGGTTCTATATCCCTTCAAAGTCTCAATCTGAAGGACAACCTGAAACAACCAGGCAGGTATAACTCCTGTTCTGGAGAGTGTATCATTGGGATTAATTATATTTCTGGACTTGCTGATCTTATTTTGACGTTTATCGTTCCcattactgttattgttgttctgTACATTAGAGTATTTGTGGTGGCTGTGTCTCAGGCTCGTGCCATGCGCTCCCAGATTGCAGCTGTCAGTCTTGTAACTGCTAAGAAATCTGAGATTAAAGCAGCCAGGGCtcttggtgttgttgttgttgtgtttctaaTATGTTTCTGTCCATATTATTGTGTTGCTCTTACTAGCCCAGATAACTTAATGAATACTTCATCTGCAACGTTTGTAATAAGTCTGATTTATGTGAACTCCTGTTTAAACCCTATCATCTACGCATTTTTTTACCCATGGTTTAGAAAATCAGTTAAGCTCATAGTTATACTGAAGATACTGCAGCCAGACTCCTGTGACGCCAACATACTGTAG
- the LOC130177719 gene encoding trace amine-associated receptor 13c-like: MMENGTELCFPQLFNNSCKKPTPPQSDPMFVYVLLSSISLLTSALNLLVIISISHFRQLHSPTNLLILSLAVSDLLVGLLLMPVEIFFTEACWFLGELMCALYYVAVFTITSSSVGNMVLISIDRYLAICDPLHYTTRVTLGRTRICVCLCWICSVLYNSLILKDFLRQSSSQNSCYGECILVLSYITGAVDFVFTFIGPITVIIFLYMRVFVVAVSQAQAVRPHITGVTLQRSVRLTAKKSEMKAARTLGVVIVVFLICFCPYYSPSLVGQDIEDSSSSTPFVVWLLNFNSCLNPIIYAFFYPWFRKSIKVIVTLKILQPDSSDTKIL; the protein is encoded by the exons atGATGGAGAATGGAACTGAACTCTGCTTTCCACAGCTCTTCAACAATTCCTGCAAAAAACCCACGCCGCCTCAGTCTGATCCAATGTTTGTTTACGTTCTGCtatcctccatctctctgcttACTTCAGCTCTCAACCTGCTGgtcatcatctccatctcccACTTCAG GCAGCTCCATAGCCCCACcaacctcctcatcctctccctgGCTGTCTCAGACCTCCTTGTGGGTCTCCTGCTGATGCCGGTTGAAATCTTTTTCACAGAGGCCTGCTGGTTCCTGGGTGAACTAATGTGTGCTCTGTATTATGTTGCAGTTTTCACCATCACCTCCTCTTCAGTTGGAAATATGGTGCTCATATCGATTGATCGTTATTTGGCTATTTGTGACCCTCTACATTACACCACCAGAGTTACTCTGGGCAGAACAAgaatctgtgtttgtctgtgttggatCTGCTCTGTTCTATATAACAgtctcattttaaaagactTTCTGAGACAATCTTCTTCACAGAATTCCTGCTATGGAGAGTGTATACTTGTCCTTAGCTACATCACAGGAGctgttgactttgtttttacctttattGGCCCCATTACTGTGATCATATTTCTGTATATGAGAGTATTTGTGGTGGCTGTGTCTCAGGCTCAAGCTGTGCGGCCCCATATTACAGGTGTCACACTCCAGCGCTCAGTGAGATTAACTGCTAAGAAATCTGAGATGAAAGCAGCCAGGACTCTTGGTGTTGTCATAGTTGTGTTTCTAATATGTTTCTGTCCATATTACTCCCCATCCCTTGTGGGTCAGGATATTGAAGATAGTAGTTCATCCACACCCTTTGTAGTCTGGCTGCTGAATTTTAATTCCTGTCTTAACCCTATCATCTATGCCTTTTTCTATCCCTGGTTTAGAAAATCTATCAAAGTCATTGTTACACTGAAGATACTGCAGCCTGACTCCAGTGATACTAAAATACTGTAG
- the LOC130177631 gene encoding trace amine-associated receptor 13c-like — MMKNIEEAELCFPQLLNSSCRKTMRPRSVSMLTYIILSSISVLTVTLNLLVIISISHFKQLHTPTNLLLLSLAVSDFFVGLLMSFQIVLIDGCWFLGDFMCVLYYVLDYIITSASIGTMVLISVDRYVAICDPLHYATKVTQKTVKVCVCVCWLCAAVCHSLLLMDNLTQPGRYNSCFGECVVVIDYVAGLVDLFLSFSGPVTVITLLYLRVFVVAVSQARAMRSHIAAVTLQGSVKVAAKKSEMKAARTLGVVIVVFLICLCPYFCVTLTGQDTLLNASSVAFVICLFYFNSCLNPIIYAFFYPWFRKSVKLIVTLQIMKPGSCEAKIA, encoded by the exons atgatgaaaaACATCGAAGAAGCTGAGCTCTGCTTTCCACAACTCCTCAACTCCTCCTGCAGGAAGACCATGCGTCCTCGCTCTGTATCTATGCTCACTTACATCATACTGTCCTCCATCTCTGTGCTGACTGTGACTCTCAACCTGCTGgtcatcatctccatctcccACTTCAA GCAGCTCCACACCCccaccaacctcctcctcctctctctggctgtctcgGACTTCTTCGTGGGCCTCCTCATGTCCTTTCAGATTGTGCTCATAGACGGCTGCTGGTTCCTCGGTGACTTCATGTGTGTTCTGTATTATGTTTTGGactacattattacatctgCCTCGATAGGAACTATGGTGCTCATATCAGTCGACCGCTATGTGGCTATTTGTGATCCTCTGCATTACGCCACCAaagtcactcagaaaacagttaaagtgtgtgtttgtgtgtgttggctgtgtgctgctgtctgtcacaGTCTGCTGCTGATGGACAACTTGACACAACCGGGCAGGTATAACTCCTGCTTTGGAGAGTGTGTGGTTGTTATTGATTATGTTGCTGGACTCGTtgatctgtttttgtctttttctggtCCTGTCACTGTCATCACACTTCTGTATCTGAGAGTATTTGTGGTGGCTGTGTCTCAGGCTCGTGCCATGCGCTCTCACATTGCAGCTGTCACACTCCAAGGTTCAGTGAAAGTAGCTGCTAAGAAATCTGAGATGAAAGCAGCCAGGACTCTTGGCGTCGTTATCGTTGTGTTTCTAATATGTCTCTGCCCATATTTTTGTGTCACACTTACAGGCCAAGACACTTTGCTCAATGCTTCATCTGTTGCGTTTGTAATATGTCTGTTCTATTTCAACTCCTGTCTAAACCCTATCATCTACGCCTTTTTCTATCCCTGGTTTAGAAAATCAGTTAAACTCATTGTTACACTTCAAATAATGAAGCCTGGCTCCTGTGAGGCCAAGATAGCATAG
- the LOC130177912 gene encoding trace amine-associated receptor 13c-like: MMETLEDTELCFPQLLNSSCRKKKRSESEAVLVYIVLSSISLLTATLNLLVVISISHFKQLHTPTNLLLLSLAVSDFFVGLLMSFQILLSDGCWFLSDHMCTLHVVLDYIITSASVGTMVLISVDRYVAICDPLHYPNKVTVRGASICTCLCWLCSVLYNSLVIKENFAQPGRYNSCTGECVVVINHIAGIVDIVLTFIGPVTVIIVLYMRVFAVAVSQARAMRSHVAALKRQRSETVFAKKSEMKAARTLGVVVVVFLTCLCPYYCSSLVSQNTLFGVTSVPIEIWLFYFSSCLNPVIYAFCYPWFLKSVKIIVTFKILQPDSCETCIL, from the exons ATGATGGAGACCCTGGAAGACACTGAACTCTGCTTCCCACAACTCCTCAACTCCTCCTGTCGGAAGAAAAAGCGCTCTGAGTCTGAGGCTGTGCTTGTTTACATTGTGctgtcctccatctctctgctcaCTGCAACTCTCAACCTGCTGGTCGTCATCTCCATCTCCCACTTCAA GCAGCTCCACACCCccaccaacctcctcctcctctctctggctgtctcaGATTTCTTCGTGGGCCTCCTCATGTCCTTTCAGATTCTCCTCTCAGACGGCTGCTGGTTTCTCAGTGACCACATGTGTACTCTGCACGTCGTGTTAGATTACATCATCACATCTGCCTCAGTAGGAACCATGGTGCTCATATCAGTCGACCGCTATGTAGCCATTTGTGACCCTCTGCATTACCCCAACAAAGTCACTGTGAGAGGAGCCTCAATCTGCACTTGTCTTTGTTGGCTGTGTTCTGTTCTGTACAACAGTCTCGTAATAAAGGAGAACTTCGCACAACCAGGCAGGTACAACTCCTGCACTGGAGAGTGTGTAGTTGTCATTAACCATATAGCAGGAATTGTTGACATTGTTTTGACCTTTATTGGTCCTGTCACTGTCATCATTGTTCTGTATATGAGAGTATTCGCGGTGGCTGTGTCTCAGGCTCGCGCCATGCGCTCTCATGTCGCAGCTCTCAAGCGTCAGCGTTCAGAGACTGTGTTCGCCAAGAAATCTGAGATGAAAGCAGCCAGGACTCTTggtgttgttgtagttgtgtttcTGACGTGCCTTTGCCCGTATTACTGTTCCTCTCTTGTAAGCCAGAACACCCTGTTTGGTGTCACATCAGTGCCCATTGAGATCTGGTTGTTCTATTTTAGCTCCTGTCTAAACCCGGTGATCTATGCTTTTTGTTACCCCTGGTTTCTGAAATCCGTCAAGATCATTGTCACATTTAAGATACTGCAGCCTGACTCCTGTGAGACCTGCATACTGTAG
- the LOC130177917 gene encoding trace amine-associated receptor 13c-like: MMETLEDTELCFPQLLNSSCWKKKRSESEAVLVYIVLSSISLLTATLNLLVVISISHFKQLHTPTNLLLLSLAVSDFFVGLLMSFQILLSDGCWFLSDHMCTLYGVLDYIITSASVGTMVLISVDRYVAICDPLHYPNKVTVRGASICTCLCWVCSVLYNSLVIKENFAQPGRYNSCTGECVVVINYIAGVVDVVLTFIGPVTVIIVLYMRVFAVAVSQARAMRSHVAALKRQRSETVFAKKSEMKAARTLGVVVVVFLTCLCPYYCTSLAGPNTVTTVPLETWLFYFNSCLNPVIYAFCYPWFLKSVKIIVTFKILQPDSCETCIL; encoded by the exons ATGATGGAGACCCTGGAAGACACTGAACTCTGCTTCCCACAACTCCTCAACTCCTCCTGTTGGAAGAAAAAGCGCTCTGAGTCTGAGGCTGTGCTTGTTTACATTGTGctgtcctccatctctctgctcaCTGCAACTCTCAACCTGCTGGTCGTCATCTCCATCTCCCACTTCAA GCAGCTCCACACCCccaccaacctcctcctcctctctctggctgtctcaGATTTCTTCGTGGGCCTCCTCATGTCCTTTCAGATTCTCCTCTCAGACGGCTGCTGGTTTCTCAGTGACCACATGTGTACTCTGTACGGTGTGTTAGATTACATCATCACATCTGCCTCAGTAGGAACCATGGTGCTCATATCAGTCGACCGCTATGTAGCCATTTGTGACCCTCTGCATTACCCCAACAAAGTCACTGTGAGAGGAGCCTCAATCTGCACTTGTCTTTGTTGGGTGTGTTCTGTTCTGTACAACAGTCTcgtaataaaagaaaacttcGCACAACCAGGCAGGTACAACTCCTGCACTGGAGAGTGTGTAGTTGTCATTAACTATATAGCAGGAGTTGTTGACGTTGTTTTGACCTTTATTGGTCCTGTCACTGTCATCATTGTTCTGTATATGAGAGTATTCGCGGTGGCTGTGTCTCAGGCTCGCGCCATGCGCTCTCATGTCGCAGCTCTCAAGCGTCAGCGTTCAGAGACTGTGTTCGCCAAGAAATCTGAGATGAAAGCAGCCAGGACTCTTggtgttgttgtagttgtgtttcTGACGTGCCTTTGCCCGTATTACTGCACCTCTCTCGCAGGCCCGAACACTGTCACCACTGTCCCCTTAGAGACCTGGCTGTTCTATTTCAACTCCTGTCTAAACCCGGTGATCTATGCTTTTTGTTACCCCTGGTTTCTGAAATCCGTCAAGATCATTGTCACATTTAAGATACTGCAGCCTGACTCCTGTGAGACCTGCATACTGTAG
- the LOC130177632 gene encoding trace amine-associated receptor 13c-like, with amino-acid sequence MMKTIEEAELCFPQLLNSSCRKTMRPRSVSMLTYIILSSISVLTVTLNLLVIISISHFKQLHTPTNLLLLSLAVSDFFVGLLMSFQIVIIDGCWFLGDFMCVLYYVLVYVITSASIGTMVLISVDRYVAICDPLHYATKVTQKTVKVCVCVCWLCAAVCHSLLLMDNLTQPGRYNSCYGECVVVIDYVAGLVDLFLSFSGPVTVITLLYLRVFVVAVSQARAMRSHIAAVTLQGSVKVAAKKSEMKAARTLGVVIVVFLICLCPYFCVTLTGQDTLLNASSVAFVICLFYFNSCLNPIIYAFFYPWFRKSVKLIVTLQIMKPGSCEAKIA; translated from the exons atgatgaaaaCCATCGAAGAAGCTGAGCTCTGCTTTCCACAACTCCTCAACTCCTCCTGCAGGAAGACCATGCGTCCTCGCTCTGTATCTATGCTCACTTACATCATACTGTCCTCCATCTCTGTGCTGACTGTGACTCTCAACCTGCTGgtcatcatctccatctcccACTTCAA GCAGCTCCACACCCccaccaacctcctcctcctctctctggctgtctcgGACTTCTTCGTGGGCCTCCTCATGTCCTTTCAGATTGTGATCATAGACGGCTGCTGGTTCCTCGGTGACTTCATGTGTGTTCTGTATTATGTTTTGGTCTACGTTATTACCTCTGCCTCGATAGGAACTATGGTGCTCATATCAGTCGACCGCTATGTAGCTATTTGTGATCCTCTGCATTACGCCACCAaagtcactcagaaaacagttaaagtgtgtgtttgtgtgtgttggctgtgtgctgctgtctgtcacaGTCTGCTGCTGATGGACAACTTGACACAACCGGGCAGGTATAACTCCTGCTATGGAGAGTGTGTGGTTGTTATTGATTATGTTGCTGGACTCGTtgatctgtttttgtctttttctggtCCTGTCACTGTCATCACACTTCTGTATCTGAGAGTATTTGTGGTGGCTGTGTCTCAGGCTCGTGCCATGCGCTCTCACATTGCAGCTGTCACACTCCAAGGTTCAGTGAAAGTAGCTGCTAAGAAATCTGAGATGAAAGCAGCCAGGACTCTTGGCGTCGTTATCGTTGTGTTTCTAATATGTCTCTGCCCATATTTTTGTGTCACACTTACAGGCCAAGACACTTTGCTCAATGCTTCATCTGTTGCGTTTGTAATATGTCTGTTCTATTTCAACTCCTGTCTAAACCCTATCATCTACGCCTTTTTCTATCCCTGGTTTAGAAAATCAGTTAAACTCATTGTTACACTTCAAATAATGAAGCCTGGCTCCTGTGAGGCCAAGATAGCATAG
- the LOC130177928 gene encoding trace amine-associated receptor 13c-like → MMETLEDTELCFPQLLNSSCRKKKRSESEAVLVYIVLSSISLLTATLNLLVIISISHFKQLHTPTNLLLLSLAVSDFFVGLLMSFQILLSDGCWFLSDHMCTLYGVLDYIITSASVGTMVLISVDRYVAICDPLHYPNKVTVRGASICICLCWLCSVLYNSLVIKENFAQPGRYNSCTGECVVVINYIAGVVDVVLTFIGPVTVIIVLYMRVFAVAVSQARAMRSHVAALKRQRSETVFAKKSEMKAARTLGVVVVVFLTCLCPYCYSSLAGLNTVTTVPLETWLFYFNSCLNPVIYAFCYPWFLKSVKIIVTFKILQPDSCETCIL, encoded by the exons ATGATGGAGACCCTGGAAGACACTGAACTCTGCTTCCCACAACTCCTCAACTCCTCCTGTCGGAAGAAAAAGCGCTCTGAGTCTGAGGCTGTGCTTGTTTACATTGTGctgtcctccatctctctgctcaCTGCAACTCTCAACCTGCTGgtcatcatctccatctcccACTTCAA GCAGCTCCACACCCccaccaacctcctcctcctctctctggctgtctcaGATTTCTTCGTGGGCCTCCTCATGTCCTTTCAGATTCTCCTCTCAGACGGCTGCTGGTTCCTCAGTGACCACATGTGTACTCTGTACGGCGTGTTAGATTACATCATCACATCTGCCTCAGTAGGAACCATGGTGCTCATATCAGTCGACCGCTATGTAGCCATTTGTGACCCTCTGCATTACCCCAACAAAGTCACTGTGAGAGGAGCCTCAATCTGCATTTGTCTTTGTTGGCTGTGTTCTGTTCTGTACAACAGTCTCGTAATAAAGGAGAACTTCGCACAACCAGGCAGGTACAACTCCTGCACTGGAGAGTGTGTAGTTGTCATTAACTATATAGCAGGAGTTGTTGACGTTGTTTTGACCTTTATTGGTCCTGTCACTGTCATCATTGTTCTGTATATGAGAGTATTCGCGGTGGCTGTGTCTCAGGCTCGCGCCATGCGCTCTCATGTCGCAGCTCTCAAGCGTCAGCGTTCAGAGACTGTGTTCGCTAAGAAATCTGAGATGAAAGCAGCCAGGACTCTTggtgttgttgtagttgtgtttcTGACGTGCCTTTGCCCGTATTGCTACTCCTCTCTCGCAGGCCTGAACACTGTCACCACTGTCCCCTTAGAGACCTGGCTGTTCTATTTCAACTCCTGTCTAAACCCGGTGATCTATGCTTTTTGTTACCCCTGGTTTCTGAAATCCGTCAAGATCATTGTCACATTTAAGATACTGCAGCCTGACTCCTGTGAGACCTGCATACTGTAG
- the LOC130177941 gene encoding trace amine-associated receptor 13c-like: MMETLEDTELCFPQLLNSSCRKKKRSESEAVLVYIVLSSISLLTATLNLLVIISISHFKQLHTPTNLLLLSLAVSDFFVGLLMSFQILLSDGCWFLSDHMCTLYGVLDYIITSASVGTMVLISVDRYVAICDPLHYPNKVTVRGASICTCLCWVCSVLYNSLVIKENFAQPGRYNSCTGECVVVINYIAGVVDVVLTFIGPVTVIIVLYMRVFAVAVSQARAMRSHVAALKRQRSETVFAKKSEMKAARTLGVVVVVFLTCLCPYYCSSLVSQNTLFGVTSVPIEIWLFYFSSCLNPVIYAFCYPWFLKSVKIIVTFKILQPDSCETCIL, encoded by the exons ATGATGGAGACCCTGGAAGACACTGAACTCTGCTTCCCACAACTCCTCAACTCCTCCTGTCGGAAGAAAAAGCGCTCTGAGTCTGAGGCTGTGCTTGTTTACATTGTGctgtcctccatctctctgctcaCTGCAACTCTCAACCTGCTGgtcatcatctccatctcccACTTCAA GCAGCTCCACACCCccaccaacctcctcctcctctctctggctgtctcaGATTTCTTCGTGGGCCTCCTCATGTCCTTTCAGATTCTCCTCTCAGACGGCTGCTGGTTCCTCAGTGACCACATGTGTACTCTGTACGGCGTGTTAGATTACATCATCACATCTGCCTCAGTAGGAACCATGGTGCTCATATCAGTCGACCGCTATGTAGCCATTTGTGACCCTCTGCATTACCCCAACAAAGTCACTGTGAGAGGAGCCTCAATCTGCACTTGTCTTTGTTGGGTGTGTTCTGTTCTGTACAACAGCCTCGTAATAAAGGAGAACTTTGCACAACCAGGCAGGTACAACTCCTGCACTGGAGAGTGTGTAGTTGTCATTAACTATATAGCAGGAGTTGTTGACGTTGTTTTGACCTTTATTGGTCCTGTCACTGTCATCATTGTTCTGTATATGAGAGTATTCGCGGTGGCTGTGTCTCAGGCTCGCGCCATGCGCTCTCATGTCGCAGCTCTCAAGCGTCAGCGTTCAGAGACTGTGTTCGCTAAGAAATCTGAGATGAAAGCAGCCAGGACTCTTggtgttgttgtagttgtgtttcTGACGTGCCTTTGCCCGTATTACTGTTCCTCTCTTGTAAGCCAGAACACCCTGTTTGGTGTCACATCAGTGCCCATTGAGATCTGGTTGTTCTATTTTAGCTCCTGTCTAAACCCGGTGATCTATGCTTTTTGTTACCCCTGGTTTCTGAAATCCGTCAAGATCATTGTCACATTTAAGATACTGCAGCCTGACTCCTGTGAGACCTGCATACTGTAG